From Halorientalis litorea:
CGGCTCCGAGAACGGGGAGGACGAACAGTGACCACCGTCGCCGTCTTCCGGCCCGCCGACGAGCGACTCGACGACGCAGTCGCGTTGCTCGAATCGCTGGGCGCGACGCCCGTCCCCGACCCGATGCTCGAAGTCGACCCCACCGGGGTGTGCCCCCGCGAGGACGCCGACTTCGCCGTACTGACTAGCAAGACAGGTGCGGAACTCGCAGAGGCCGAAGGCTGGGACGCGCAGACGACGACCGTCTGTGCGATCGGTGACCCGACCGCCGACGCGCTCCGGGCGGCGGGCTACGCCGTCGACGTGGTGCCCGAGGAGTTCTCCTCCGGCGGCATCGTTTCGACCCTCGAAGGCAGAGTCGACGGTGCGCGGGTCGAAGTCGCCCGGAGCGACCACGGGAGCGACGTGTTGACCGACGGGCTGAACGACGCCGGGGCGTACGTTCACGAGACGGTCCTCTACCGGCTCACCCGGCCGGATGGAGCCGGCGAGTCGGCGGACCGGGCCGCGGCGGGCGAACTGGACGCCGCACTCTTTACCTCCTCGATGACCGTCGAGAACTTCCTCGCGGCCGCGACAGAGCGCGGCGTCCGCGAGGACGCGCTCGCGGGTCTGAACGACGCCGCCGTCGGCACCATCGGTGACCCGACGCGGGAGACGGCGGCCGCTCACGGTATCGACGTGGACGTGGTTCCCGAGCGGGCCGACTTCGAGTCGCTTGCCCGCGCGACGCTCGCCGCCGCGGAGTAGCGCGACCGGAGGTTTAAATCTCGAACCGCGCCACGTACGAGTGAGATGGCTGGGCCAGTCCCCGACTTAGACGAGACGGCGCGAGCGTGTGCGGCACGGCTCCGGGCGGCGGAGTCCGTACTGCTCGCCTCCCACATCGACGCCGACGGACTGACCAGTGCCGCCATCGCGGCGACCGCGCTCGAACGCGCCGACATCCCGTTCGAGACGGTGTTCAAAAAGCAGTTGGACGACGCCGAAATCGCGTCCATCGCCGCCCGCGAGTACGACACGGTGCTGTTCACGGACTTCGGGAGCGGGCAACTGGACGCGATCGCCAGCCACGAGGCGGCCGGCGATTTCACGCCGGTCATCGCAGACCACCACCAACCCGCCGAGGCCGAGACGGAGTATCACCTCAACCCGCTGTTGGTCGGCATCGACGGTGCATCGGAGCTATCGGGGGCAGGGGCGAGTTACGTCCTCGCGCGCGCTCTCGCCGAGGAACAGGACACTACCCCCGATACGGCCAACCGTGACCTCGCGGCACTCGCGGTGGTGGGTGCCGTCGGCGACATGCAGGCGACCGGCGGCGAACTCGTCGGGACGAACGCCCGCATCGTCGCGGAGGGCGTCGAGGCCGGCGTCCTCGAAGAGGGGACGGACCTCGCGTTCTACGGGAAACAGACCCGGCCGTTGCCGAAGTTGCTCGAATACGCGAGCGAGGTCCAGATACCGGGCGTCTCGAACGACGAGTCCGGTGCGATTCAGTTTCTGGACGGATTGGGACTCGACCTGCGGGCGGAGGGCGACTGGCGACGCTGGGTCGACCTGACCGACGCGGAACGCCAGACCGTCGCCAGTGCTCTCGTACAGCGCGCGCTCGAACGGGGCGTCCCCGCCGAGAAGGTGGACGGCCTCGTCGGGACGACGTACACGCTGTTGGACGAGGAGAGCGGGACGGAACTGCGTGACGCGAGCGAGTTCTCGACCCTGCTGAACGCCACCGCCCGCTACGAACGTGCGGACGTGGGCCTCGCGGTCTGTCTCGGCGACCGAACCGACGCGCTCGAACGCGCGCGCCGCCTCCTCCAGAACCACCGACGGAACCTCTCGGAGGGCCTCGAACGGGTCAAAGCCGAGGGCGTCACCCGCGAGGACCACCTCCAGTGGTTCGACGCTGGCGACGAGATTCGGGAAACCATCGTCGGCATCGTGGCAGGGATGGCCGTCGGAACCGAGGGCGTCGACTCGAACGTCCCCATCGTGGCCTTCGCCCGGAAGAACGACGAGGAGACGAAGGTGTCCGCGCGCGGTACCGGCCGCCTCGTCGGGCAGGGGTTAGACCTCTCCGTCGTGATGGGCGAGGCGTCGGCGGCAGTCGGCGGTGGCGGCGGCGGCCACGACGTGGCGGCCGGAGCGACGATTCCGGCGGGCCGCGAACAGGAGTTCATCGCAGAGGCCGACGCCATCGTCGGCGAACAACTCGGATAGCGGCGTTTTCGACGCTTTCGGGCACGTTACTGCTTGGTTCTGATAAGGGGAATGACGCCGCTGTGTCGGTACGATAAACCAATAATCGCGATACGTAATATGCCGGGTGCTGGTGAGACCGGTCGATTTCGGCAGTGCACGCCGGGCGTCAGCGACCGCGGCCCGTCGCGGGACGGCCAGCCGATAGCGACCGGTCGGTTACGCGCGGGGTCCTCGGCCCCGGGCGGGACATCTTCGGAACAACCGCTACCACCCGTCGGGGCGGACGTGACGGTGGCATGGACGACGAACGACTCGACCTGCGCGAGGTCCCGCCGCCGCAACGGCATCCGAAGATATTCGACGCCTTCGAGCGGTTGGAGAGCGGCGAGGCACTGACGCTGATAAACGACCACGAACCGACCCCGCTCTACCACCAGCTGAGCGCGGAGGTGCCCGCTTTCGACGCCGAGGGCTACACCGTCGACAGGGTCGGCCCAGAGGAGTTCATCGCGACACTGCCGAAGAAGTGAGGTCGCCGTGCCGCACGGAAGGACTATGACGGTATCGCCACGTAGTTCGGGCCGCTTGAGAGAACCGATGGCACGTCTCGAAACGCTCAGAGTGTACCCGGTGAAGGGACTCGACGGGGTAGCCGTCGACGAAGCGGCGATACTGGACGGCGGAACGCTGGCCCACGACCGGGAGTTCGCGCTCTTCGACGCGGCGGAGGAAGTAATAAACGGAAAGCGAACCCCTCGCGTCCACGACCTGAGGACGGAGTACGACCCCAGCACCCGGACGGTGACGGCCGAAACGGAGTCCGAAACCGTGAGCTTCGACTTGGAGGCGGACCGGGACGCGGCCGCGGAGTGGTTCGGCGAGTTCTTCGACGCGGAGTTGACGCTGGCCCGCGACACGTCGCTCGGCTACGTCGACCGGCGGGGGATGGGACCGTCAGTCGTCAGCACGGCGACGGTTCGGACCGTCGCGTCGTGGTTCGACGACCTGACCGTCGCGGGCGTGCGGCGACGGCTCCGGTCGAACGTCGAGGTGTCGGGCGTTCCCGCGTTCTGGGAGGACCGGTTCGTCGGCGACGACGCGCCGGCCTTCGAAATCGGCGGCGTGCGGTTCGAGGGCGTCACGCCGTGCGGGCGGTGTGTCGTCCCCCAGCGTGACCCCGATACCGGGGCGGCGACGCCGGAGTTCCGCGAGCGGTTCGTCGAGCGACGCCGGGAGACGTTCCCGGAGTGGGCCGACGAGGCGGCCTTCGACCACCACTACACGGTGACGATACTCACCTCGGTCCCGCCCGCTCATCGGGGCGAGACGCTCCGCGTCGGCGATTCGGTCTCGGTCATCGGCGAGTGAGTTGCCGCCGGGCGATGCTCGGCAAACGGGCGACGACTCGCGACCCGTCGAGCCAGCGGGTCGAACATATTCGTGGCCAGGGGCTTGTCGAAGCGTCGCCCGAGTTCGAACTATGACCGACCGGGAATCCGACCTCCGTGCGTTCGCCGACCGCCTCTGTGAGTGTGACGGGGTCGAGGACGCGTTCCTCGCGAAGAGCTTCACCGACCGGATTCTCGTGGTCGACGCCGAGGGCGACCTCCCGGCGTCGGTCCGGGAGCGTCTCGACGCGCGGGACGTCCGGGCTGCCGGGGAGGTGTACGGGGCCGAGGAGACTGGCGGCGCGCACTCGTTCGTCGGCGACGTCGGCGACGGGACGCGTCACCACTTCGTCGACGTGCGGACCCGCGGGGACCTCCAGTCCTACGTCGTCGAGTGACGGCGGTGTCGCGGACCGGGAACCACGGCGAAACAACCGGACGGGAACCACGAGCGGTTCGAAAGCACTTATGCCGTGTTACAGAGTCGGTAGCACATGGCAGAAATACTGACCGAGCGCGACGACGAGGAACCGTTCGCTACGATAACCATCTCGAACCCCGAACGCCGGAACGCGGTCGCCCACGAGGCGATGCAGGACCTCGCGGAGGCGGTCGAGGACCTCGCTGCCGCGGACGACGTGCGCGCACTCGTCCTGACCGGTGCCGGTGACGCCTTCTGTGCGGGTGCGGACCTCGGGTCGGCCGCGGACGTGCCGACCGCCGAGGCAATCGACAACGGCTTTCACTCGGCGGTACAGGCCATCATGACCGCCGAGGTGCCGGTCGTCGCCAAGGTCCGCGGGCCTGCGGTCGGGGCAGGGGCGTCCATCGCCACCGCCTGCGACCTCGTGTACGCGAGCGAAGACGCCACCATCGGGTTCCTGTTCACACGGCTCGGGTTGACCGCCGACTCCGGGGCGACGTACATCCTCCCCCGCCTCGTCGGGGCCCAGAAAGCGATGGACCTCCTGCTCTCGGCGGAGGTCCTCGGCGCCGAGGAAGCCGAAGAGTTGGGCCTGTTCACCGAAGTGACGGGGGACCTCGATTCGCGCGTCCGCGAGCGCGCCACCGGCCTCGCCAACGGCCCGACCCGCGCGCTGGCGTCCGTTCGCCGTCTCGTCCTGCGCTCGAACAGCAACTCGCTCGAAGAGCAACTCGACCTCGAAGCCCGCGAGCAGGAGCGGATGTTCCAGACCTCGGACGTGATGGAGGGCATCTCCGCGTTCATGGGCGACAACGAACCCGAGTTCGAAGGGCGATAGGAGAGCGGCAGGTAGTTCTGTATAGCGGTATCCGGTGTACGTTTTGCGACTCGACTTCCCACAGGACGACGTGCTGTCGTGCGGTTCCGTGGGTCAGGAGTCGTTTCTCCCGAGATACTTTCCGAGTCGGGTCAGAACGGGTGGTATGGTCGAGTACGAACGGCGTGGACCGGTCGCTATC
This genomic window contains:
- a CDS encoding DUF2249 domain-containing protein — translated: MDDERLDLREVPPPQRHPKIFDAFERLESGEALTLINDHEPTPLYHQLSAEVPAFDAEGYTVDRVGPEEFIATLPKK
- a CDS encoding enoyl-CoA hydratase/isomerase family protein translates to MAEILTERDDEEPFATITISNPERRNAVAHEAMQDLAEAVEDLAAADDVRALVLTGAGDAFCAGADLGSAADVPTAEAIDNGFHSAVQAIMTAEVPVVAKVRGPAVGAGASIATACDLVYASEDATIGFLFTRLGLTADSGATYILPRLVGAQKAMDLLLSAEVLGAEEAEELGLFTEVTGDLDSRVRERATGLANGPTRALASVRRLVLRSNSNSLEEQLDLEAREQERMFQTSDVMEGISAFMGDNEPEFEGR
- a CDS encoding uroporphyrinogen-III synthase encodes the protein MTTVAVFRPADERLDDAVALLESLGATPVPDPMLEVDPTGVCPREDADFAVLTSKTGAELAEAEGWDAQTTTVCAIGDPTADALRAAGYAVDVVPEEFSSGGIVSTLEGRVDGARVEVARSDHGSDVLTDGLNDAGAYVHETVLYRLTRPDGAGESADRAAAGELDAALFTSSMTVENFLAAATERGVREDALAGLNDAAVGTIGDPTRETAAAHGIDVDVVPERADFESLARATLAAAE
- a CDS encoding MOSC domain-containing protein, coding for MARLETLRVYPVKGLDGVAVDEAAILDGGTLAHDREFALFDAAEEVINGKRTPRVHDLRTEYDPSTRTVTAETESETVSFDLEADRDAAAEWFGEFFDAELTLARDTSLGYVDRRGMGPSVVSTATVRTVASWFDDLTVAGVRRRLRSNVEVSGVPAFWEDRFVGDDAPAFEIGGVRFEGVTPCGRCVVPQRDPDTGAATPEFRERFVERRRETFPEWADEAAFDHHYTVTILTSVPPAHRGETLRVGDSVSVIGE
- a CDS encoding DHHA1 domain-containing protein, which codes for MAGPVPDLDETARACAARLRAAESVLLASHIDADGLTSAAIAATALERADIPFETVFKKQLDDAEIASIAAREYDTVLFTDFGSGQLDAIASHEAAGDFTPVIADHHQPAEAETEYHLNPLLVGIDGASELSGAGASYVLARALAEEQDTTPDTANRDLAALAVVGAVGDMQATGGELVGTNARIVAEGVEAGVLEEGTDLAFYGKQTRPLPKLLEYASEVQIPGVSNDESGAIQFLDGLGLDLRAEGDWRRWVDLTDAERQTVASALVQRALERGVPAEKVDGLVGTTYTLLDEESGTELRDASEFSTLLNATARYERADVGLAVCLGDRTDALERARRLLQNHRRNLSEGLERVKAEGVTREDHLQWFDAGDEIRETIVGIVAGMAVGTEGVDSNVPIVAFARKNDEETKVSARGTGRLVGQGLDLSVVMGEASAAVGGGGGGHDVAAGATIPAGREQEFIAEADAIVGEQLG